One stretch of Calonectris borealis chromosome 5, bCalBor7.hap1.2, whole genome shotgun sequence DNA includes these proteins:
- the GPATCH2L gene encoding G patch domain-containing protein 2-like isoform X2, with amino-acid sequence MDELVHDLASALEQTSEQHKLDELWEEMALSPRQQRRQLRKRRGRKRRSDFTHQAEHACCYSEASESSLDEAVKDCREVLTANFSDSDDMAVVKRHPALSATLRSKQHSWHESDSFTENAPCRPLRRRRKVKRVTSEVAASLQQKLRVSEWNYERGCRFKSAKKQRLSRWKENAPWTSSSHGLCESGENRPFLSKGGRKERMECEADEQKQGSDENMSECETSSVCSSSDTGLFTNDEGRQGDDEQSDWFYEGECVPGFTVPNLLPKWGADHRSEVERIDSGLDKLSDSTFLLPSRPAQRGFHARLNRLPGAAARCLRKGRRRLVGKETSMSALGTERLGHIVSDPRQKDFWLPSMGKRDRNQFNPLSPLYSLDVLADASHRRCSPAHCTARQANVHLGPPCSRDIKRKRKPAAASMSSPTSATLSVHMDAAESELPATPSLRSQNSEWTGKTPAAEKATIAASSNFFKMPPEKSPGYS; translated from the exons ATGGATGAACTGGTGCATGACTTGGCCTCAGCCTTAGAGCAGACTTCAGAACAACACAAGCTGGATGAGCTATGGGAAGAGATGGCCCTAAGCCCTCGGCAGCAGCGGCGTCAGCTTCGCAAGAGACGGGGTCGTAAACGACGCTCAGACTTCACGCATCAGGCAGAGCATGCTTGCTGCTACAGCGAGGCCTCGGAATCAAGCTTGGACGAAGCTGTCAAGGATTGCCGTGAGGTGCTGACAGCCAATTTCAGTGACTCTGATGACATGGCAGTGGTCAAACGACATCCAGCTCTCAGTGCCACCCTGAGGAGCAAGCAACACTCGTGGCATGAGTCAGACTCCTTTACAGAGAATGCGCCCTGTCGACCTCTCAGGCGCCGACGGAAGGTCAAACGTGTGACGTCAGAGGTGGCTGCCAGTCTCCAGCAAAAGCTCAGGGTGTCAGAGTGGAACTACGAGAGGGGCTGCAGGTTCAAGTCAGCCAAGAAACAGCGTCTTTCACGCTGGAAAGAAAATGCCCCTTGGACATCATCCAGTCATGGCCTTTGTGAATCAGGAGAGAACAGGCCCTTCCTCAGcaaagggggaaggaaggagcgGATGGAGTGTGAAGCTGATGAACAGAAACAGGGCTCAGATGAAAACATGTCGGAATG tGAAACCAGCAGTGTATGCAGCAGCAGTGATACTGGCCTGTTTACCAATGATGAAGGCCGCCAAG GAGATGATGAGCAAAGTGATTGGTTTTATGAAGGAGAATGTGTTCCAGGATTCACTGTCCCCAACCTTCTTCCCAAGTGGGGAGCTGACCACCGATCTGAAGTGGAGCGGATTGACTCAGGCCTGGACAAGCTCTCAGATTCCACGTTCCTTTTGCCTTCGCGGCCAGCTCAGAGAG GATTTCATGCTCGCCTGAATCGccttccaggagctgctgcccgTTGTCTCCGAAAAGGTCGGAGGAGGCTTGTTGGCAAG GAGACCTCCATGAGCGCTCTGGGCACCGAGAGGCTAGGTCATATTGTTAGTGATCCGCGCCAGAAAGA TTTTTGGTTACCATCCATGGGGAAGAGAGATCGCAACCAG TTCAATCCATTATCTCCTCTGTACTCTCTGGATGTGCTTGCTGATGCTTCCCACCGAAGATGCTCACCAGCACACTGCACTGCCAG GCAAGCAAATGTACACCTGGGACCACCATGTTCAAGGGACATCAAGAGGAAACGAAAGCCAGCTGCAGCCTCCATGTCCAGCCCAACATCAG CAACTTTATCTGTCCACATGGATGCAGCAGAGTCAGAACTACCAGCAACACCATCCCTGAGATCCCAGAACTCTGAGTGGACAGGGAAAACACCAGCAGCTGAGAAAGCCACTATTGCTGCCTCcagtaacttttttaaaatgccaccAGAGAAGAGCCCTGGATACAGCTAA
- the GPATCH2L gene encoding G patch domain-containing protein 2-like isoform X3: protein MDELVHDLASALEQTSEQHKLDELWEEMALSPRQQRRQLRKRRGRKRRSDFTHQAEHACCYSEASESSLDEAVKDCREVLTANFSDSDDMAVVKRHPALSATLRSKQHSWHESDSFTENAPCRPLRRRRKVKRVTSEVAASLQQKLRVSEWNYERGCRFKSAKKQRLSRWKENAPWTSSSHGLCESGENRPFLSKGGRKERMECEADEQKQGSDENMSECETSSVCSSSDTGLFTNDEGRQGDDEQSDWFYEGECVPGFTVPNLLPKWGADHRSEVERIDSGLDKLSDSTFLLPSRPAQRGFHARLNRLPGAAARCLRKGRRRLVGKFNPLSPLYSLDVLADASHRRCSPAHCTARQANVHLGPPCSRDIKRKRKPAAASMSSPTSATLSVHMDAAESELPATPSLRSQNSEWTGKTPAAEKATIAASSNFFKMPPEKSPGYS, encoded by the exons ATGGATGAACTGGTGCATGACTTGGCCTCAGCCTTAGAGCAGACTTCAGAACAACACAAGCTGGATGAGCTATGGGAAGAGATGGCCCTAAGCCCTCGGCAGCAGCGGCGTCAGCTTCGCAAGAGACGGGGTCGTAAACGACGCTCAGACTTCACGCATCAGGCAGAGCATGCTTGCTGCTACAGCGAGGCCTCGGAATCAAGCTTGGACGAAGCTGTCAAGGATTGCCGTGAGGTGCTGACAGCCAATTTCAGTGACTCTGATGACATGGCAGTGGTCAAACGACATCCAGCTCTCAGTGCCACCCTGAGGAGCAAGCAACACTCGTGGCATGAGTCAGACTCCTTTACAGAGAATGCGCCCTGTCGACCTCTCAGGCGCCGACGGAAGGTCAAACGTGTGACGTCAGAGGTGGCTGCCAGTCTCCAGCAAAAGCTCAGGGTGTCAGAGTGGAACTACGAGAGGGGCTGCAGGTTCAAGTCAGCCAAGAAACAGCGTCTTTCACGCTGGAAAGAAAATGCCCCTTGGACATCATCCAGTCATGGCCTTTGTGAATCAGGAGAGAACAGGCCCTTCCTCAGcaaagggggaaggaaggagcgGATGGAGTGTGAAGCTGATGAACAGAAACAGGGCTCAGATGAAAACATGTCGGAATG tGAAACCAGCAGTGTATGCAGCAGCAGTGATACTGGCCTGTTTACCAATGATGAAGGCCGCCAAG GAGATGATGAGCAAAGTGATTGGTTTTATGAAGGAGAATGTGTTCCAGGATTCACTGTCCCCAACCTTCTTCCCAAGTGGGGAGCTGACCACCGATCTGAAGTGGAGCGGATTGACTCAGGCCTGGACAAGCTCTCAGATTCCACGTTCCTTTTGCCTTCGCGGCCAGCTCAGAGAG GATTTCATGCTCGCCTGAATCGccttccaggagctgctgcccgTTGTCTCCGAAAAGGTCGGAGGAGGCTTGTTGGCAAG TTCAATCCATTATCTCCTCTGTACTCTCTGGATGTGCTTGCTGATGCTTCCCACCGAAGATGCTCACCAGCACACTGCACTGCCAG GCAAGCAAATGTACACCTGGGACCACCATGTTCAAGGGACATCAAGAGGAAACGAAAGCCAGCTGCAGCCTCCATGTCCAGCCCAACATCAG CAACTTTATCTGTCCACATGGATGCAGCAGAGTCAGAACTACCAGCAACACCATCCCTGAGATCCCAGAACTCTGAGTGGACAGGGAAAACACCAGCAGCTGAGAAAGCCACTATTGCTGCCTCcagtaacttttttaaaatgccaccAGAGAAGAGCCCTGGATACAGCTAA
- the GPATCH2L gene encoding G patch domain-containing protein 2-like isoform X1 — protein MDELVHDLASALEQTSEQHKLDELWEEMALSPRQQRRQLRKRRGRKRRSDFTHQAEHACCYSEASESSLDEAVKDCREVLTANFSDSDDMAVVKRHPALSATLRSKQHSWHESDSFTENAPCRPLRRRRKVKRVTSEVAASLQQKLRVSEWNYERGCRFKSAKKQRLSRWKENAPWTSSSHGLCESGENRPFLSKGGRKERMECEADEQKQGSDENMSECETSSVCSSSDTGLFTNDEGRQGDDEQSDWFYEGECVPGFTVPNLLPKWGADHRSEVERIDSGLDKLSDSTFLLPSRPAQRGFHARLNRLPGAAARCLRKGRRRLVGKETSMSALGTERLGHIVSDPRQKEKNKVPASDFPHTVACAHEFNPLSPLYSLDVLADASHRRCSPAHCTARQANVHLGPPCSRDIKRKRKPAAASMSSPTSATLSVHMDAAESELPATPSLRSQNSEWTGKTPAAEKATIAASSNFFKMPPEKSPGYS, from the exons ATGGATGAACTGGTGCATGACTTGGCCTCAGCCTTAGAGCAGACTTCAGAACAACACAAGCTGGATGAGCTATGGGAAGAGATGGCCCTAAGCCCTCGGCAGCAGCGGCGTCAGCTTCGCAAGAGACGGGGTCGTAAACGACGCTCAGACTTCACGCATCAGGCAGAGCATGCTTGCTGCTACAGCGAGGCCTCGGAATCAAGCTTGGACGAAGCTGTCAAGGATTGCCGTGAGGTGCTGACAGCCAATTTCAGTGACTCTGATGACATGGCAGTGGTCAAACGACATCCAGCTCTCAGTGCCACCCTGAGGAGCAAGCAACACTCGTGGCATGAGTCAGACTCCTTTACAGAGAATGCGCCCTGTCGACCTCTCAGGCGCCGACGGAAGGTCAAACGTGTGACGTCAGAGGTGGCTGCCAGTCTCCAGCAAAAGCTCAGGGTGTCAGAGTGGAACTACGAGAGGGGCTGCAGGTTCAAGTCAGCCAAGAAACAGCGTCTTTCACGCTGGAAAGAAAATGCCCCTTGGACATCATCCAGTCATGGCCTTTGTGAATCAGGAGAGAACAGGCCCTTCCTCAGcaaagggggaaggaaggagcgGATGGAGTGTGAAGCTGATGAACAGAAACAGGGCTCAGATGAAAACATGTCGGAATG tGAAACCAGCAGTGTATGCAGCAGCAGTGATACTGGCCTGTTTACCAATGATGAAGGCCGCCAAG GAGATGATGAGCAAAGTGATTGGTTTTATGAAGGAGAATGTGTTCCAGGATTCACTGTCCCCAACCTTCTTCCCAAGTGGGGAGCTGACCACCGATCTGAAGTGGAGCGGATTGACTCAGGCCTGGACAAGCTCTCAGATTCCACGTTCCTTTTGCCTTCGCGGCCAGCTCAGAGAG GATTTCATGCTCGCCTGAATCGccttccaggagctgctgcccgTTGTCTCCGAAAAGGTCGGAGGAGGCTTGTTGGCAAG GAGACCTCCATGAGCGCTCTGGGCACCGAGAGGCTAGGTCATATTGTTAGTGATCCGCGCCAGAAAGA AAAGAACAAAGTGCCGGCTTCTGATTTCCCACACACTGTGGCCTGTGCACATGAG TTCAATCCATTATCTCCTCTGTACTCTCTGGATGTGCTTGCTGATGCTTCCCACCGAAGATGCTCACCAGCACACTGCACTGCCAG GCAAGCAAATGTACACCTGGGACCACCATGTTCAAGGGACATCAAGAGGAAACGAAAGCCAGCTGCAGCCTCCATGTCCAGCCCAACATCAG CAACTTTATCTGTCCACATGGATGCAGCAGAGTCAGAACTACCAGCAACACCATCCCTGAGATCCCAGAACTCTGAGTGGACAGGGAAAACACCAGCAGCTGAGAAAGCCACTATTGCTGCCTCcagtaacttttttaaaatgccaccAGAGAAGAGCCCTGGATACAGCTAA
- the GPATCH2L gene encoding G patch domain-containing protein 2-like isoform X4, whose translation MDELVHDLASALEQTSEQHKLDELWEEMALSPRQQRRQLRKRRGRKRRSDFTHQAEHACCYSEASESSLDEAVKDCREVLTANFSDSDDMAVVKRHPALSATLRSKQHSWHESDSFTENAPCRPLRRRRKVKRVTSEVAASLQQKLRVSEWNYERGCRFKSAKKQRLSRWKENAPWTSSSHGLCESGENRPFLSKGGRKERMECEADEQKQGSDENMSECETSSVCSSSDTGLFTNDEGRQGDDEQSDWFYEGECVPGFTVPNLLPKWGADHRSEVERIDSGLDKLSDSTFLLPSRPAQRGFHARLNRLPGAAARCLRKGRRRLVGKETSMSALGTERLGHIVSDPRQKEKNKVPASDFPHTVACAHEASKCTPGTTMFKGHQEETKASCSLHVQPNISNFICPHGCSRVRTTSNTIPEIPEL comes from the exons ATGGATGAACTGGTGCATGACTTGGCCTCAGCCTTAGAGCAGACTTCAGAACAACACAAGCTGGATGAGCTATGGGAAGAGATGGCCCTAAGCCCTCGGCAGCAGCGGCGTCAGCTTCGCAAGAGACGGGGTCGTAAACGACGCTCAGACTTCACGCATCAGGCAGAGCATGCTTGCTGCTACAGCGAGGCCTCGGAATCAAGCTTGGACGAAGCTGTCAAGGATTGCCGTGAGGTGCTGACAGCCAATTTCAGTGACTCTGATGACATGGCAGTGGTCAAACGACATCCAGCTCTCAGTGCCACCCTGAGGAGCAAGCAACACTCGTGGCATGAGTCAGACTCCTTTACAGAGAATGCGCCCTGTCGACCTCTCAGGCGCCGACGGAAGGTCAAACGTGTGACGTCAGAGGTGGCTGCCAGTCTCCAGCAAAAGCTCAGGGTGTCAGAGTGGAACTACGAGAGGGGCTGCAGGTTCAAGTCAGCCAAGAAACAGCGTCTTTCACGCTGGAAAGAAAATGCCCCTTGGACATCATCCAGTCATGGCCTTTGTGAATCAGGAGAGAACAGGCCCTTCCTCAGcaaagggggaaggaaggagcgGATGGAGTGTGAAGCTGATGAACAGAAACAGGGCTCAGATGAAAACATGTCGGAATG tGAAACCAGCAGTGTATGCAGCAGCAGTGATACTGGCCTGTTTACCAATGATGAAGGCCGCCAAG GAGATGATGAGCAAAGTGATTGGTTTTATGAAGGAGAATGTGTTCCAGGATTCACTGTCCCCAACCTTCTTCCCAAGTGGGGAGCTGACCACCGATCTGAAGTGGAGCGGATTGACTCAGGCCTGGACAAGCTCTCAGATTCCACGTTCCTTTTGCCTTCGCGGCCAGCTCAGAGAG GATTTCATGCTCGCCTGAATCGccttccaggagctgctgcccgTTGTCTCCGAAAAGGTCGGAGGAGGCTTGTTGGCAAG GAGACCTCCATGAGCGCTCTGGGCACCGAGAGGCTAGGTCATATTGTTAGTGATCCGCGCCAGAAAGA AAAGAACAAAGTGCCGGCTTCTGATTTCCCACACACTGTGGCCTGTGCACATGAG GCAAGCAAATGTACACCTGGGACCACCATGTTCAAGGGACATCAAGAGGAAACGAAAGCCAGCTGCAGCCTCCATGTCCAGCCCAACATCAG CAACTTTATCTGTCCACATGGATGCAGCAGAGTCAGAACTACCAGCAACACCATCCCTGAGATCCCAGAACTCTGA
- the GPATCH2L gene encoding G patch domain-containing protein 2-like isoform X5: MDELVHDLASALEQTSEQHKLDELWEEMALSPRQQRRQLRKRRGRKRRSDFTHQAEHACCYSEASESSLDEAVKDCREVLTANFSDSDDMAVVKRHPALSATLRSKQHSWHESDSFTENAPCRPLRRRRKVKRVTSEVAASLQQKLRVSEWNYERGCRFKSAKKQRLSRWKENAPWTSSSHGLCESGENRPFLSKGGRKERMECEADEQKQGSDENMSECETSSVCSSSDTGLFTNDEGRQGDDEQSDWFYEGECVPGFTVPNLLPKWGADHRSEVERIDSGLDKLSDSTFLLPSRPAQRGFHARLNRLPGAAARCLRKGRRRLVGKETSMSALGTERLGHIVSDPRQKDFWLPSMGKRDRNQASKCTPGTTMFKGHQEETKASCSLHVQPNISNFICPHGCSRVRTTSNTIPEIPEL, translated from the exons ATGGATGAACTGGTGCATGACTTGGCCTCAGCCTTAGAGCAGACTTCAGAACAACACAAGCTGGATGAGCTATGGGAAGAGATGGCCCTAAGCCCTCGGCAGCAGCGGCGTCAGCTTCGCAAGAGACGGGGTCGTAAACGACGCTCAGACTTCACGCATCAGGCAGAGCATGCTTGCTGCTACAGCGAGGCCTCGGAATCAAGCTTGGACGAAGCTGTCAAGGATTGCCGTGAGGTGCTGACAGCCAATTTCAGTGACTCTGATGACATGGCAGTGGTCAAACGACATCCAGCTCTCAGTGCCACCCTGAGGAGCAAGCAACACTCGTGGCATGAGTCAGACTCCTTTACAGAGAATGCGCCCTGTCGACCTCTCAGGCGCCGACGGAAGGTCAAACGTGTGACGTCAGAGGTGGCTGCCAGTCTCCAGCAAAAGCTCAGGGTGTCAGAGTGGAACTACGAGAGGGGCTGCAGGTTCAAGTCAGCCAAGAAACAGCGTCTTTCACGCTGGAAAGAAAATGCCCCTTGGACATCATCCAGTCATGGCCTTTGTGAATCAGGAGAGAACAGGCCCTTCCTCAGcaaagggggaaggaaggagcgGATGGAGTGTGAAGCTGATGAACAGAAACAGGGCTCAGATGAAAACATGTCGGAATG tGAAACCAGCAGTGTATGCAGCAGCAGTGATACTGGCCTGTTTACCAATGATGAAGGCCGCCAAG GAGATGATGAGCAAAGTGATTGGTTTTATGAAGGAGAATGTGTTCCAGGATTCACTGTCCCCAACCTTCTTCCCAAGTGGGGAGCTGACCACCGATCTGAAGTGGAGCGGATTGACTCAGGCCTGGACAAGCTCTCAGATTCCACGTTCCTTTTGCCTTCGCGGCCAGCTCAGAGAG GATTTCATGCTCGCCTGAATCGccttccaggagctgctgcccgTTGTCTCCGAAAAGGTCGGAGGAGGCTTGTTGGCAAG GAGACCTCCATGAGCGCTCTGGGCACCGAGAGGCTAGGTCATATTGTTAGTGATCCGCGCCAGAAAGA TTTTTGGTTACCATCCATGGGGAAGAGAGATCGCAACCAG GCAAGCAAATGTACACCTGGGACCACCATGTTCAAGGGACATCAAGAGGAAACGAAAGCCAGCTGCAGCCTCCATGTCCAGCCCAACATCAG CAACTTTATCTGTCCACATGGATGCAGCAGAGTCAGAACTACCAGCAACACCATCCCTGAGATCCCAGAACTCTGA
- the GPATCH2L gene encoding G patch domain-containing protein 2-like isoform X6: protein MDELVHDLASALEQTSEQHKLDELWEEMALSPRQQRRQLRKRRGRKRRSDFTHQAEHACCYSEASESSLDEAVKDCREVLTANFSDSDDMAVVKRHPALSATLRSKQHSWHESDSFTENAPCRPLRRRRKVKRVTSEVAASLQQKLRVSEWNYERGCRFKSAKKQRLSRWKENAPWTSSSHGLCESGENRPFLSKGGRKERMECEADEQKQGSDENMSECETSSVCSSSDTGLFTNDEGRQGDDEQSDWFYEGECVPGFTVPNLLPKWGADHRSEVERIDSGLDKLSDSTFLLPSRPAQRGFHARLNRLPGAAARCLRKGRRRLVGKASKCTPGTTMFKGHQEETKASCSLHVQPNISNFICPHGCSRVRTTSNTIPEIPEL, encoded by the exons ATGGATGAACTGGTGCATGACTTGGCCTCAGCCTTAGAGCAGACTTCAGAACAACACAAGCTGGATGAGCTATGGGAAGAGATGGCCCTAAGCCCTCGGCAGCAGCGGCGTCAGCTTCGCAAGAGACGGGGTCGTAAACGACGCTCAGACTTCACGCATCAGGCAGAGCATGCTTGCTGCTACAGCGAGGCCTCGGAATCAAGCTTGGACGAAGCTGTCAAGGATTGCCGTGAGGTGCTGACAGCCAATTTCAGTGACTCTGATGACATGGCAGTGGTCAAACGACATCCAGCTCTCAGTGCCACCCTGAGGAGCAAGCAACACTCGTGGCATGAGTCAGACTCCTTTACAGAGAATGCGCCCTGTCGACCTCTCAGGCGCCGACGGAAGGTCAAACGTGTGACGTCAGAGGTGGCTGCCAGTCTCCAGCAAAAGCTCAGGGTGTCAGAGTGGAACTACGAGAGGGGCTGCAGGTTCAAGTCAGCCAAGAAACAGCGTCTTTCACGCTGGAAAGAAAATGCCCCTTGGACATCATCCAGTCATGGCCTTTGTGAATCAGGAGAGAACAGGCCCTTCCTCAGcaaagggggaaggaaggagcgGATGGAGTGTGAAGCTGATGAACAGAAACAGGGCTCAGATGAAAACATGTCGGAATG tGAAACCAGCAGTGTATGCAGCAGCAGTGATACTGGCCTGTTTACCAATGATGAAGGCCGCCAAG GAGATGATGAGCAAAGTGATTGGTTTTATGAAGGAGAATGTGTTCCAGGATTCACTGTCCCCAACCTTCTTCCCAAGTGGGGAGCTGACCACCGATCTGAAGTGGAGCGGATTGACTCAGGCCTGGACAAGCTCTCAGATTCCACGTTCCTTTTGCCTTCGCGGCCAGCTCAGAGAG GATTTCATGCTCGCCTGAATCGccttccaggagctgctgcccgTTGTCTCCGAAAAGGTCGGAGGAGGCTTGTTGGCAAG GCAAGCAAATGTACACCTGGGACCACCATGTTCAAGGGACATCAAGAGGAAACGAAAGCCAGCTGCAGCCTCCATGTCCAGCCCAACATCAG CAACTTTATCTGTCCACATGGATGCAGCAGAGTCAGAACTACCAGCAACACCATCCCTGAGATCCCAGAACTCTGA
- the GPATCH2L gene encoding G patch domain-containing protein 2-like isoform X9 produces the protein MDELVHDLASALEQTSEQHKLDELWEEMALSPRQQRRQLRKRRGRKRRSDFTHQAEHACCYSEASESSLDEAVKDCREVLTANFSDSDDMAVVKRHPALSATLRSKQHSWHESDSFTENAPCRPLRRRRKVKRVTSEVAASLQQKLRVSEWNYERGCRFKSAKKQRLSRWKENAPWTSSSHGLCESGENRPFLSKGGRKERMECEADEQKQGSDENMSECETSSVCSSSDTGLFTNDEGRQGDDEQSDWFYEGECVPGFTVPNLLPKWGADHRSEVERIDSGLDKLSDSTFLLPSRPAQRGKQMYTWDHHVQGTSRGNESQLQPPCPAQHQQLYLSTWMQQSQNYQQHHP, from the exons ATGGATGAACTGGTGCATGACTTGGCCTCAGCCTTAGAGCAGACTTCAGAACAACACAAGCTGGATGAGCTATGGGAAGAGATGGCCCTAAGCCCTCGGCAGCAGCGGCGTCAGCTTCGCAAGAGACGGGGTCGTAAACGACGCTCAGACTTCACGCATCAGGCAGAGCATGCTTGCTGCTACAGCGAGGCCTCGGAATCAAGCTTGGACGAAGCTGTCAAGGATTGCCGTGAGGTGCTGACAGCCAATTTCAGTGACTCTGATGACATGGCAGTGGTCAAACGACATCCAGCTCTCAGTGCCACCCTGAGGAGCAAGCAACACTCGTGGCATGAGTCAGACTCCTTTACAGAGAATGCGCCCTGTCGACCTCTCAGGCGCCGACGGAAGGTCAAACGTGTGACGTCAGAGGTGGCTGCCAGTCTCCAGCAAAAGCTCAGGGTGTCAGAGTGGAACTACGAGAGGGGCTGCAGGTTCAAGTCAGCCAAGAAACAGCGTCTTTCACGCTGGAAAGAAAATGCCCCTTGGACATCATCCAGTCATGGCCTTTGTGAATCAGGAGAGAACAGGCCCTTCCTCAGcaaagggggaaggaaggagcgGATGGAGTGTGAAGCTGATGAACAGAAACAGGGCTCAGATGAAAACATGTCGGAATG tGAAACCAGCAGTGTATGCAGCAGCAGTGATACTGGCCTGTTTACCAATGATGAAGGCCGCCAAG GAGATGATGAGCAAAGTGATTGGTTTTATGAAGGAGAATGTGTTCCAGGATTCACTGTCCCCAACCTTCTTCCCAAGTGGGGAGCTGACCACCGATCTGAAGTGGAGCGGATTGACTCAGGCCTGGACAAGCTCTCAGATTCCACGTTCCTTTTGCCTTCGCGGCCAGCTCAGAGAG GCAAGCAAATGTACACCTGGGACCACCATGTTCAAGGGACATCAAGAGGAAACGAAAGCCAGCTGCAGCCTCCATGTCCAGCCCAACATCAG CAACTTTATCTGTCCACATGGATGCAGCAGAGTCAGAACTACCAGCAACACCATCCCTGA
- the GPATCH2L gene encoding G patch domain-containing protein 2-like isoform X7: MDELVHDLASALEQTSEQHKLDELWEEMALSPRQQRRQLRKRRGRKRRSDFTHQAEHACCYSEASESSLDEAVKDCREVLTANFSDSDDMAVVKRHPALSATLRSKQHSWHESDSFTENAPCRPLRRRRKVKRVTSEVAASLQQKLRVSEWNYERGCRFKSAKKQRLSRWKENAPWTSSSHGLCESGENRPFLSKGGRKERMECEADEQKQGSDENMSECETSSVCSSSDTGLFTNDEGRQGDDEQSDWFYEGECVPGFTVPNLLPKWGADHRSEVERIDSGLDKLSDSTFLLPSRPAQRGFHARLNRLPGAAARCLRKGRRRLVGKETSMSALGTERLGHIVSDPRQKEKNKVPASDFPHTVACAHEVSVGLPL; encoded by the exons ATGGATGAACTGGTGCATGACTTGGCCTCAGCCTTAGAGCAGACTTCAGAACAACACAAGCTGGATGAGCTATGGGAAGAGATGGCCCTAAGCCCTCGGCAGCAGCGGCGTCAGCTTCGCAAGAGACGGGGTCGTAAACGACGCTCAGACTTCACGCATCAGGCAGAGCATGCTTGCTGCTACAGCGAGGCCTCGGAATCAAGCTTGGACGAAGCTGTCAAGGATTGCCGTGAGGTGCTGACAGCCAATTTCAGTGACTCTGATGACATGGCAGTGGTCAAACGACATCCAGCTCTCAGTGCCACCCTGAGGAGCAAGCAACACTCGTGGCATGAGTCAGACTCCTTTACAGAGAATGCGCCCTGTCGACCTCTCAGGCGCCGACGGAAGGTCAAACGTGTGACGTCAGAGGTGGCTGCCAGTCTCCAGCAAAAGCTCAGGGTGTCAGAGTGGAACTACGAGAGGGGCTGCAGGTTCAAGTCAGCCAAGAAACAGCGTCTTTCACGCTGGAAAGAAAATGCCCCTTGGACATCATCCAGTCATGGCCTTTGTGAATCAGGAGAGAACAGGCCCTTCCTCAGcaaagggggaaggaaggagcgGATGGAGTGTGAAGCTGATGAACAGAAACAGGGCTCAGATGAAAACATGTCGGAATG tGAAACCAGCAGTGTATGCAGCAGCAGTGATACTGGCCTGTTTACCAATGATGAAGGCCGCCAAG GAGATGATGAGCAAAGTGATTGGTTTTATGAAGGAGAATGTGTTCCAGGATTCACTGTCCCCAACCTTCTTCCCAAGTGGGGAGCTGACCACCGATCTGAAGTGGAGCGGATTGACTCAGGCCTGGACAAGCTCTCAGATTCCACGTTCCTTTTGCCTTCGCGGCCAGCTCAGAGAG GATTTCATGCTCGCCTGAATCGccttccaggagctgctgcccgTTGTCTCCGAAAAGGTCGGAGGAGGCTTGTTGGCAAG GAGACCTCCATGAGCGCTCTGGGCACCGAGAGGCTAGGTCATATTGTTAGTGATCCGCGCCAGAAAGA AAAGAACAAAGTGCCGGCTTCTGATTTCCCACACACTGTGGCCTGTGCACATGAG GTTAGTGTAGGCCTTCCTCTCTGA